One window of the Methylovirgula sp. HY1 genome contains the following:
- the dapB gene encoding 4-hydroxy-tetrahydrodipicolinate reductase, with amino-acid sequence MSDLRLIVAGAAGRMGRVLIDLITNTEGVTLVGALEGGESKFLGQDAGTLAGGGPLGVAVSSDPLGCVIAADGIIDFSSPRASVELAALAAQARIAHVIGTTGFSNDDLKAISAAARHAAIVRSGNMSLGVNLLAGLVEKAARTLGIDFDIEIAEMHHRMKVDAPSGTALLLGAAAARGRGVDLEENSVRSRDGHTGARVPGSIGFASLRGGTVVGDHMVVFAGQGERLELAHRAEDRGIFARGALHAAVWAQGRKPGLYSMADVLGLAG; translated from the coding sequence ATGAGCGATTTAAGGCTGATCGTGGCCGGGGCGGCTGGCCGCATGGGCCGTGTGCTCATCGATCTGATCACCAATACCGAAGGCGTCACGCTCGTGGGCGCGCTCGAAGGTGGCGAGAGCAAGTTTCTCGGCCAGGATGCCGGCACTCTGGCGGGCGGCGGGCCGCTCGGCGTCGCGGTCTCGAGCGATCCCCTGGGCTGCGTGATCGCGGCCGACGGGATCATCGATTTCAGCTCACCGCGCGCAAGTGTGGAACTGGCGGCCCTGGCGGCGCAGGCGCGGATCGCGCATGTCATCGGCACGACCGGCTTCTCGAACGACGATCTCAAGGCGATTTCGGCGGCGGCCCGTCATGCGGCGATCGTGCGATCGGGCAATATGAGCCTAGGCGTCAATCTTCTCGCCGGCCTCGTCGAAAAAGCGGCACGCACGCTCGGCATCGATTTCGATATTGAAATCGCCGAAATGCACCATCGGATGAAAGTCGATGCGCCCTCCGGCACAGCTCTGCTGCTCGGCGCCGCCGCGGCGCGCGGGCGGGGCGTCGATCTCGAGGAAAATTCGGTGCGCAGCCGCGATGGCCATACCGGCGCCCGGGTGCCGGGCAGCATCGGTTTTGCGTCTTTGCGCGGCGGCACGGTGGTCGGCGATCATATGGTCGTCTTCGCCGGCCAGGGCGAACGACTCGAACTTGCGCATCGTGCGGAAGATCGAGGGATTTTTGCACGCGGCGCTCTACATGCGGCAGTCTGGGCGCAGGGGCGCAAGCCTGGCCTTTATTCCATGGCCGATGTGTTGGGCCTTGCCGGATGA
- a CDS encoding 2,3-bisphosphoglycerate-dependent phosphoglycerate mutase: MQRLLVLVRHGQSEWNLKNLFTGWKDPGLTEKGIEEAHAAGRSMKARGMHFDRAFTSKLSRAQITLELILAELGQEDIPIVSDEGLNERDYGDLCGLNKDDARAKWGEEQVHLWRRSYDVAPPGGESLKDTVGRVLPLYCQAILPAVLGGEAVLVSAHGNSLRALVMVLDRLTPSTIPTVEIATGVALIYRLNADSTVESKEILKP; the protein is encoded by the coding sequence ATGCAGCGTCTTCTCGTCCTCGTAAGGCACGGCCAGAGCGAATGGAATCTGAAGAATCTCTTCACCGGCTGGAAGGACCCGGGCCTTACCGAGAAAGGCATCGAGGAAGCCCATGCGGCCGGCCGCAGCATGAAAGCGCGCGGCATGCATTTCGATCGCGCCTTCACCTCGAAGCTGAGCCGGGCACAAATCACACTGGAGTTGATCCTTGCCGAGCTCGGGCAGGAAGATATTCCGATCGTCAGCGATGAAGGCCTGAACGAGCGCGACTACGGCGATCTCTGCGGTCTCAACAAAGACGACGCGCGGGCGAAATGGGGCGAGGAACAAGTGCATCTCTGGCGCCGTTCCTATGATGTGGCGCCGCCCGGCGGCGAAAGTCTGAAGGATACGGTCGGGCGGGTGCTGCCGCTTTATTGCCAAGCGATCTTGCCCGCCGTGCTCGGCGGCGAGGCGGTGCTCGTCTCCGCGCATGGCAATTCGTTGCGCGCGCTCGTCATGGTTCTCGACCGTTTGACGCCATCGACCATCCCGACGGTGGAGATCGCGACCGGCGTTGCGCTGATCTATCGCTTGAATGCCGATTCGACCGTCGAATCGAAGGAGATTTTAAAGCCGTGA
- a CDS encoding alpha-ketoglutarate-dependent dioxygenase AlkB: MPPQARVYANGLVHVPAYLDPPAQHLLLSDIEAALAAAPLFQPVMPKTGKAFSVRMSNCGPFGWVSDRAGGYRYQTLHPETGKPWPKIPAAALQAWTDLAAYAFAPEACLINYYDVSARMGLHQDRDEADLAAPVLSLSLGSSCIFRVGGTARGGKTTALELASGDAVVLAGASRFAYHGVARIIPGTSALLPAAGRINLTLRRVTRPSP, translated from the coding sequence TTGCCGCCGCAAGCGCGTGTTTACGCCAACGGCCTCGTCCATGTGCCCGCCTATCTCGACCCGCCGGCCCAGCATCTTCTGCTCTCTGACATCGAGGCTGCGCTTGCGGCTGCGCCCTTGTTTCAGCCGGTGATGCCGAAGACCGGCAAAGCCTTTTCCGTGCGAATGAGCAATTGCGGGCCGTTCGGCTGGGTGTCTGACCGCGCCGGCGGCTATCGCTATCAGACGCTGCATCCCGAAACCGGCAAGCCTTGGCCGAAGATTCCCGCCGCCGCGTTGCAGGCATGGACCGATCTCGCGGCCTATGCTTTTGCGCCGGAGGCTTGTCTGATCAATTATTACGATGTTTCCGCGCGGATGGGTCTGCATCAGGACCGTGACGAGGCGGATCTCGCCGCGCCTGTCCTGTCGCTGTCGCTCGGCAGCTCATGCATCTTTCGCGTCGGCGGCACCGCGCGGGGCGGAAAAACGACGGCCCTCGAATTGGCCTCGGGCGATGCCGTGGTTCTCGCCGGCGCGTCGCGCTTCGCTTATCATGGTGTTGCGCGGATCATTCCAGGCACGTCGGCTCTGTTGCCGGCGGCTGGCCGCATCAACCTCACCTTGCGGCGGGTGACGCGGCCGTCACCGTAA
- the pyrF gene encoding orotidine-5'-phosphate decarboxylase encodes MREKPKPSERLIVALDFSDPARAETMVERLGSTVAFYKIGMELAYSGDASNNGFTLADRLIAQGKKVFMDLKLHDIPNTVARATAALARRGYEFLTIHAYPPTMAAAKEGVEGSALKLLAVTVMTSYDDADLAAAGYGFSVQDLVARRAAQAWGAKIDGLILSAAEVPALRLMVGDEMILVTPGIRPQGAEADDQKRVATPASAIAAGADYLVVGRPIIAAEDPAAAAEAIVREIEGTSG; translated from the coding sequence ATGCGTGAAAAGCCGAAGCCTTCCGAGCGTTTGATCGTCGCGCTTGATTTTTCCGATCCGGCGCGGGCCGAGACGATGGTGGAACGCCTCGGGTCGACGGTTGCCTTCTATAAGATTGGCATGGAGCTCGCCTATTCCGGCGATGCTTCAAACAATGGCTTTACGCTTGCCGATCGCCTCATCGCGCAGGGCAAGAAGGTCTTCATGGACCTCAAGCTGCACGACATTCCCAATACGGTGGCGCGGGCGACCGCGGCATTGGCCCGGCGCGGCTATGAATTCCTCACCATTCATGCCTATCCGCCGACCATGGCGGCGGCGAAAGAAGGCGTCGAAGGTTCCGCGCTCAAGCTCCTCGCCGTGACGGTGATGACATCTTATGACGATGCCGATCTCGCCGCGGCGGGCTACGGATTTTCGGTGCAGGATCTCGTCGCGCGCCGCGCCGCGCAAGCCTGGGGCGCGAAGATCGACGGTCTCATTCTGTCGGCCGCCGAAGTTCCGGCGCTGCGGCTGATGGTCGGCGATGAAATGATTCTGGTGACGCCGGGTATAAGGCCGCAAGGCGCGGAGGCGGACGATCAAAAGCGGGTCGCGACGCCGGCATCCGCCATTGCCGCGGGCGCGGATTATCTCGTCGTCGGACGGCCGATCATCGCGGCGGAAGATCCCGCCGCCGCCGCCGAGGCGATCGTCAGAGAGATCGAAGGAACGAGCGGGTGA
- a CDS encoding [protein-PII] uridylyltransferase, whose product MTAMTALAPVSAAVPRRDWTFSPAQLFDRAKIGAAIAAAHARQVNGDELRKEALALMRQGLEDGRQLARAALEATAGGLACATNLSLIEDELIRALYDFIVTYQHPPQAGTVPHRMAVIAVGGYGRGTLAPGSDIDLLFLLPTEKDAWGEKVAESILYALWDLRQKIGHSTRSIEECLRQATEDMTVRTAQLEARHILGDEQLFETMRSRFEAEVVHLAPAEFVTAKLAERDARISRAGRSRYLVEPNVKEGKGGLRDLNTLFWIAKCVYRVRDASDLVAAGLFTPREYRLFCRCEEFLWRVRCHLHFATGRAEEILSFDQQRGIAERLGYATRGGLVAVERFMKHYFLVAKDVGDLTAVVCAALEEKQAKPAAVLDRFAAHLRHHEKLVKSAGFTIENGRISTASPDVFARNPVNLIRLFWLADRSGLAIHPDAKRMVISSLKLIDAKLRADPEANRLFLQVLTSRNSPEVVLRLMNEAGVLGRFIPDFGRIVALMQFNMYHHFTVDEHLLRAVGHLADMEAHRFIQEHPLSSAIVASIEKRTALYLALFLHDIAKGRPEDHSLAGVEVARRLCARFGLSEAETESVAWLVANHLIMSDTAQRRDLGDRRTIETFAARVQTLERLKMLQVLTVCDIYAVGPGVWNGWKGELLRTLYWETEVVLAGGHSAQERTRRVESAKKELREQLPNWTDGDFASYAARHQQAYWLKVDLPHKIRHAKLLNMTEVEIPTSITDIATDAFRAVTELTVVAPDHPRLLSTITGACAASAANIVDAQIFTTTDGLALDTIFLSRAFDRDDDELRRAGRIGLAIEQALRGEIRLKELIIARGRPLNDRDTAFHVPPEVLVDNNLSRKFTVLEVSCRDRPGLLYDVTRALSGLDLNIGSAHVATFGEKAADVFYVTDLSGAKITAHARIGAIKHRLLRALSEKPAETEEHV is encoded by the coding sequence ATGACGGCAATGACCGCTCTTGCCCCGGTTTCCGCCGCCGTTCCGCGCCGGGACTGGACCTTTTCACCTGCGCAATTGTTCGACCGTGCCAAGATCGGCGCGGCCATCGCCGCGGCGCATGCGCGGCAGGTGAACGGTGACGAACTGCGCAAAGAGGCCTTGGCACTCATGCGCCAAGGCCTCGAAGACGGACGCCAATTGGCGCGCGCCGCGCTCGAGGCGACGGCCGGCGGCTTGGCCTGCGCCACAAATCTTTCGCTGATCGAAGATGAGCTTATCCGCGCGCTCTACGATTTCATCGTCACCTACCAGCACCCGCCGCAGGCGGGCACAGTGCCGCATCGGATGGCTGTGATCGCCGTCGGTGGCTATGGCCGCGGTACGCTGGCGCCCGGCTCGGATATCGACCTCCTGTTTCTGCTGCCGACGGAAAAGGACGCGTGGGGCGAGAAAGTCGCCGAATCGATTCTCTATGCGCTTTGGGATTTGCGCCAGAAGATCGGCCATTCGACGCGCTCGATCGAAGAATGTTTACGCCAGGCGACGGAAGACATGACCGTGCGCACGGCGCAGCTCGAAGCGCGCCATATTCTTGGCGACGAACAGCTTTTTGAAACCATGCGCAGCCGCTTCGAGGCCGAGGTCGTGCATCTCGCGCCGGCCGAATTCGTCACCGCCAAGCTGGCCGAGCGCGATGCGCGAATCTCCCGTGCCGGACGGTCGCGCTATCTGGTCGAACCCAATGTCAAAGAAGGCAAGGGCGGCCTGCGCGATCTCAACACGCTGTTTTGGATCGCCAAATGCGTCTATCGGGTCCGCGATGCCTCGGATCTCGTCGCAGCCGGGCTGTTCACGCCGCGGGAATATCGGTTGTTTTGCCGCTGCGAGGAATTTTTGTGGCGGGTGCGCTGCCATTTGCATTTTGCCACCGGCCGCGCCGAGGAGATCCTGAGCTTCGACCAGCAACGGGGCATCGCGGAACGTCTCGGCTATGCGACACGCGGCGGCCTCGTCGCCGTCGAGCGCTTCATGAAGCATTATTTTCTCGTCGCCAAGGATGTCGGCGATCTGACCGCCGTCGTTTGCGCGGCGCTCGAAGAAAAGCAGGCGAAGCCGGCCGCCGTCCTCGACCGTTTCGCGGCGCACCTGCGGCACCATGAAAAGCTGGTGAAAAGCGCCGGCTTTACCATCGAAAACGGCCGCATCAGCACCGCAAGCCCGGACGTCTTCGCCCGCAATCCCGTCAATCTCATCCGGCTGTTCTGGCTGGCCGACCGCAGCGGGCTAGCCATTCATCCCGATGCCAAACGGATGGTGATTTCGTCGCTGAAGTTGATCGATGCCAAACTGCGCGCCGATCCCGAGGCAAACCGGCTGTTTCTTCAGGTTCTGACGTCGCGCAATTCACCCGAAGTCGTTTTGCGGCTCATGAACGAAGCCGGCGTGCTCGGCCGTTTCATCCCCGATTTCGGCCGCATCGTCGCCTTGATGCAATTCAACATGTATCATCACTTCACGGTCGACGAGCATCTCTTGCGCGCGGTTGGACATCTCGCCGACATGGAAGCGCATCGCTTCATCCAGGAACATCCGCTGTCGAGCGCAATCGTTGCTTCGATTGAAAAGCGCACGGCGCTTTATCTCGCGCTTTTCCTGCATGACATCGCCAAGGGGCGGCCGGAGGATCATTCGCTGGCCGGCGTCGAAGTCGCGCGGCGTCTGTGCGCCCGTTTCGGCCTGTCCGAGGCGGAAACGGAAAGCGTCGCCTGGCTCGTTGCAAACCATTTGATCATGTCCGATACGGCGCAAAGGCGCGATCTCGGCGACCGCCGCACGATCGAGACTTTCGCCGCGCGTGTGCAGACGCTCGAACGGCTCAAAATGCTGCAAGTTCTGACGGTCTGCGACATTTATGCGGTTGGTCCGGGCGTCTGGAACGGCTGGAAGGGCGAATTGCTCCGCACGCTCTATTGGGAAACCGAGGTCGTGCTCGCCGGCGGCCATTCGGCGCAGGAGCGGACGCGGCGTGTCGAATCCGCCAAAAAGGAATTGCGCGAGCAATTGCCGAATTGGACAGACGGCGATTTCGCCTCCTATGCGGCGCGTCATCAGCAAGCCTATTGGCTGAAAGTGGATCTGCCGCACAAGATCCGCCACGCCAAACTCCTCAATATGACCGAAGTCGAAATCCCGACCTCGATCACCGACATTGCGACGGACGCCTTTCGCGCCGTCACCGAACTCACGGTGGTCGCGCCCGACCATCCGAGGCTCTTGTCCACCATCACCGGCGCCTGCGCCGCGTCCGCCGCCAATATCGTCGACGCGCAGATCTTCACGACCACCGACGGGCTGGCGCTCGACACGATCTTCCTTTCCCGCGCCTTCGATCGCGACGATGACGAATTGCGCCGCGCCGGCAGGATCGGGTTGGCGATCGAACAGGCCTTGCGCGGCGAGATCCGGCTGAAGGAGTTGATCATTGCCAGGGGGCGGCCCTTGAATGACCGCGACACGGCCTTTCACGTGCCCCCCGAGGTCCTCGTCGACAATAATCTCTCGCGCAAATTCACCGTTCTTGAAGTTTCCTGCCGCGACCGGCCGGGGCTCCTCTATGACGTCACCCGTGCGCTGTCTGGCCTCGATCTCAACATCGGCTCCGCCCATGTCGCGACGTTCGGCGAAAAGGCGGCGGACGTGTTCTATGTCACGGATTTGAGCGGCGCCAAGATCACCGCCCATGCGCGCATTGGCGCAATCAAGCACCGCCTTCTTCGCGCCCTGAGCGAAAAGCCGGCAGAGACCGAAGAGCACGTTTGA
- the grpE gene encoding nucleotide exchange factor GrpE codes for MADPNLNENNRTDPQTDTGAPTDTAPGEPNPFAVLQKLQQENEELKDRVLRTLAEMENLRRRTEKEVADAKLYGVTSFARDMLTFVDNMRRIVDNVPSEMRESTGTATATLVEGLELTERDFLSRLARHGVKKLEPQGAKFDPNRHEALFEIPDESVPNGTVMQVVEDGYAIGDRVLRPAKVGISRGGPKA; via the coding sequence ATGGCCGATCCAAACCTCAATGAAAATAATCGCACCGACCCTCAAACGGATACGGGGGCGCCGACCGACACCGCGCCCGGCGAGCCAAATCCGTTTGCCGTTTTGCAGAAGCTGCAGCAGGAAAATGAAGAATTGAAAGATCGCGTGCTGCGGACGCTCGCGGAGATGGAAAATTTACGGCGCCGGACCGAAAAAGAGGTGGCGGACGCCAAGCTCTACGGCGTCACGTCGTTTGCGCGCGATATGCTGACTTTCGTGGATAATATGCGGCGGATCGTCGACAATGTCCCCTCCGAAATGCGCGAAAGCACCGGCACGGCAACGGCGACGCTTGTCGAGGGCCTCGAACTGACCGAACGCGATTTCCTATCGCGTCTGGCGCGGCATGGCGTGAAGAAATTGGAGCCGCAAGGCGCCAAATTCGATCCCAATCGCCATGAAGCTTTGTTCGAAATCCCGGATGAGAGCGTGCCGAATGGGACGGTGATGCAGGTCGTCGAAGACGGCTATGCGATCGGCGACCGCGTGCTGCGTCCGGCCAAGGTCGGAATCTCGCGCGGCGGCCCAAAAGCATGA
- the dnaJ gene encoding molecular chaperone DnaJ — protein sequence MKSAFRKAAMAFHPDRNPDNAEAEHKFKEVNEAYQILSDTQKRAAYDRYGHAAFENGGGGFGGGEGFGASMADIFDDLFGDMMGRRGGRSGGAARGSDLRYNLEITLEEAYTGKTANLTLPTSIVCESCSGSGAKPGAKPRACPTCGGYGRVRAQQGFFSIERTCPHCQGQGEIIDNPCNVCSGSGRVTRERSLAVNVPAGVEDGTRIRLAGEGEAGMRGGPQGDLYIFIAMKPHPFFQRDGADLFCRVPISMVQAALGGDVAVRTVDGGEAKVKIPEGTQSGKQFKVKSKGMPMLRSRDIGDLYIQVTVETPQNLTKRQRELLQEFESLSSNTTHPEASGFFAKMKDFFENLGGQ from the coding sequence ATGAAATCCGCCTTTCGGAAGGCGGCGATGGCCTTCCATCCCGATCGCAATCCCGACAATGCGGAGGCCGAACACAAGTTCAAGGAAGTCAACGAAGCCTATCAGATTTTGTCTGATACGCAGAAGCGCGCTGCCTATGACCGCTATGGACATGCGGCCTTCGAAAACGGTGGTGGCGGATTCGGCGGGGGCGAAGGTTTCGGCGCCTCGATGGCGGATATTTTCGATGATTTGTTCGGCGATATGATGGGCCGGCGCGGTGGCCGCAGCGGCGGTGCCGCGCGCGGTTCGGATCTGCGCTACAATCTCGAAATCACGCTGGAAGAGGCCTATACCGGCAAGACGGCCAATCTCACCTTGCCGACTTCGATCGTCTGCGAGTCTTGCAGCGGCAGCGGCGCCAAGCCGGGGGCAAAGCCGCGTGCCTGCCCGACCTGCGGCGGCTATGGCCGCGTCCGGGCGCAGCAAGGCTTTTTCTCGATCGAGCGGACCTGCCCGCATTGCCAGGGACAGGGAGAGATCATCGACAATCCTTGCAATGTCTGTTCAGGCTCGGGCCGGGTGACGCGCGAACGCAGTCTCGCCGTCAACGTGCCGGCCGGTGTCGAAGATGGAACCCGCATTCGTCTTGCCGGCGAGGGCGAGGCGGGAATGCGCGGCGGCCCGCAGGGCGATCTCTACATATTCATCGCGATGAAGCCGCATCCCTTCTTCCAGCGCGACGGTGCCGATCTTTTCTGCCGCGTGCCGATCTCGATGGTGCAGGCGGCACTCGGCGGCGATGTCGCGGTGCGGACGGTCGACGGCGGCGAAGCGAAGGTCAAAATCCCGGAAGGGACGCAATCGGGCAAGCAGTTCAAGGTCAAGAGCAAGGGCATGCCGATGCTGCGTTCGCGCGATATCGGCGATCTCTACATCCAGGTCACGGTCGAGACACCGCAAAATCTCACCAAGCGGCAGCGCGAATTGCTCCAGGAGTTCGAATCGCTGTCATCGAATACGACGCATCCCGAGGCTTCCGGCTTCTTCGCCAAGATGAAGGATTTCTTTGAAAATCTTGGCGGCCAGTGA
- a CDS encoding class I SAM-dependent methyltransferase has protein sequence MPKPNLRIEDRFADEARFIKSWFDNPLLTGAVTPSGPALAQMMARAIDPASSGPIIELGPGTGVITQALLDRGIEPERLILVEFDEKFCALLAQRFPGVRVIRGDAYDLTTTFRGCLAAPAAAVVSSLPLLTKPERLRLALLADAFDLMASDGVFVQFTYSLNSPIPRKAPPIAFEAEASPRIWLNLPPARVWIYRRAGEGRPTPPEFRADVGIFRQHKAGEKSRRNLRAEFKAMSLKVARLASPLGFLRKFPDLDKLRLILK, from the coding sequence ATGCCAAAGCCGAATTTGCGGATCGAGGACCGTTTTGCGGATGAGGCGCGATTCATCAAATCCTGGTTCGACAATCCGCTTTTGACCGGTGCCGTGACGCCATCGGGGCCGGCGCTGGCGCAAATGATGGCGCGGGCGATCGATCCGGCATCGAGCGGGCCGATCATCGAGCTTGGCCCTGGTACAGGGGTGATCACTCAGGCGCTTCTCGACCGCGGCATCGAACCGGAGCGGCTGATCCTCGTCGAATTCGACGAAAAATTCTGCGCGCTCCTCGCGCAGCGCTTCCCCGGCGTCCGCGTCATTCGCGGCGATGCCTATGACCTGACGACGACCTTTAGGGGCTGCCTTGCAGCACCCGCGGCGGCCGTGGTCTCGAGCCTTCCTTTGTTGACGAAGCCGGAGCGTCTGCGTCTGGCGCTTCTCGCAGATGCCTTCGATCTCATGGCGTCGGACGGCGTGTTCGTGCAATTCACCTATAGTCTCAACTCGCCGATTCCGCGCAAGGCGCCGCCGATTGCTTTCGAGGCGGAAGCCTCGCCGCGCATCTGGCTCAATCTGCCGCCGGCCCGCGTCTGGATCTATCGCCGTGCCGGCGAGGGTCGTCCCACGCCGCCCGAGTTTCGCGCCGATGTCGGGATCTTTCGTCAGCATAAGGCCGGCGAGAAATCGCGCCGCAATCTCCGCGCGGAATTCAAAGCGATGAGTTTGAAGGTGGCGCGGCTTGCAAGTCCCCTCGGTTTTTTGCGCAAATTCCCCGATCTCGACAAATTGCGCCTCATTCTCAAATGA
- a CDS encoding CoA-acylating methylmalonate-semialdehyde dehydrogenase translates to MQELTHFIGGKHVNGSSGRFGEVFTPMTGEVGAKVPLASPAEIRAAVENAKAAQPGWAATNPQRRARVFMKFVDLLNRDMNSLAELLAREHGKTIPDAKGDIQRGLEVAEFAIGIPHLIKGEYSDSAGTGIDIYSMRQPLGVVAGITPFNFPAMIPLWKCAPAIACGNAFILKPSERDPGVPLRLAELWIEAGLPPGIFNVINGDKQAVDALIDDPDVAAIGFVGSTPIAEYIYARSAAHGKRVQCFGGAKNHMVIMPDADMKQAVDALIGAGYGSAGERCMAISVAVPVGKATAEALMEQLVPRVENLKIGPSTDASADYGPLVTRDALERVRNYVDIGIKEGATLAVDGRGFKMQGYENGFYMGGCLFDNVTKDMRIYKEEIFGPVLSVLRAEKYDEALRLCNEHEYGNGVAIFTRDGDTARDFASKVQVGMVGVNVPIPVPLSYYTFGGWKRSSFGDLNQHGPDSIHFYTKTKTVTSRWPSGVKEGASFVMPLM, encoded by the coding sequence TTGCAGGAATTGACCCATTTCATCGGCGGCAAGCACGTCAACGGCAGCTCCGGGCGTTTCGGCGAGGTCTTCACGCCGATGACCGGCGAGGTCGGCGCCAAAGTGCCGCTCGCCTCGCCTGCCGAAATCCGCGCCGCGGTGGAAAATGCCAAGGCGGCGCAGCCGGGCTGGGCCGCGACCAATCCGCAGCGCCGCGCCCGCGTCTTCATGAAATTCGTCGATCTCCTCAACCGCGACATGAACAGCCTCGCCGAGTTGCTCGCGCGCGAACATGGCAAGACCATTCCCGATGCGAAGGGCGATATTCAACGCGGCCTCGAAGTCGCGGAGTTCGCGATCGGCATTCCGCATCTCATCAAGGGCGAATATAGCGACAGCGCCGGCACCGGCATCGACATTTATTCGATGCGCCAGCCGCTCGGCGTCGTCGCCGGCATCACGCCCTTCAATTTTCCGGCGATGATCCCGCTGTGGAAATGCGCGCCGGCCATCGCCTGCGGCAATGCCTTCATATTGAAGCCGTCGGAACGCGATCCCGGCGTGCCGCTGCGGCTCGCCGAACTCTGGATCGAGGCCGGCCTGCCGCCGGGCATTTTCAACGTGATCAACGGCGACAAGCAAGCCGTCGACGCGCTCATCGACGATCCCGATGTCGCCGCCATAGGCTTTGTCGGCTCGACGCCCATCGCCGAATATATTTACGCACGCAGCGCCGCGCATGGAAAGCGCGTGCAATGTTTCGGCGGCGCCAAGAATCATATGGTCATCATGCCCGACGCCGATATGAAACAGGCCGTCGATGCCTTGATCGGCGCCGGCTATGGCTCGGCCGGCGAGCGCTGCATGGCAATCTCCGTCGCCGTGCCGGTCGGCAAGGCGACGGCGGAGGCCTTGATGGAGCAGCTCGTGCCGCGCGTCGAGAATTTGAAGATCGGCCCGTCGACCGATGCCTCCGCCGATTATGGTCCGCTCGTTACACGCGACGCTTTAGAGCGCGTGCGCAACTATGTCGACATCGGCATCAAGGAAGGCGCGACGCTCGCCGTCGACGGCCGCGGCTTCAAGATGCAGGGCTATGAGAACGGCTTCTATATGGGCGGCTGTCTCTTCGACAATGTAACGAAGGACATGCGCATCTATAAGGAAGAGATTTTCGGGCCGGTGCTCTCCGTCCTTCGCGCCGAAAAATATGACGAGGCCCTGCGGCTCTGCAATGAGCACGAATATGGCAATGGCGTCGCGATCTTTACCCGCGACGGCGATACGGCGCGCGATTTCGCATCAAAGGTTCAAGTCGGCATGGTCGGCGTCAATGTGCCGATCCCGGTGCCGCTGTCCTATTACACCTTCGGCGGCTGGAAACGCTCGTCCTTCGGCGATCTCAATCAGCACGGCCCGGATTCGATCCACTTCTATACGAAGACCAAGACCGTGACCTCGCGCTGGCCTTCCGGCGTGAAAGAGGGCGCGAGTTTTGTCATGCCGCTGATGTGA